The following proteins are co-located in the Phytoactinopolyspora mesophila genome:
- a CDS encoding FdhF/YdeP family oxidoreductase: MTKDAPEHDYDDSQLFVQPPKHTAAGVPGVVHGLRDVLDQAGARRGWQTLRVLNQHDGFDCPGCAWPEPDKPHLAEFCENGAKAVAEEATTRRVGPEFFTTHPISELATKTDYWLGQQGRLSTPMFRDTDSDHYRPISWDEAFGVIADELAGTDSPDQAAFYTSGRTSNEAAFLYQLFARKLGTNNLPDCSNMCHESSGAALSETIGIGKGSVSLTDITDHAELIVVVGQNPGTNHPRMLTALEEAKRRGARIVAINPLPETGLRAFKNPQKVRGVVGKGTPLADLFLQIRLGGDQAFFQAVNRILVESDERTGDVLDHRFIAEHTSGFEAAAAGWRALDANDVVAATGLSSRQISAFVDEVISAKSVIVCWAMGLTQHKNSVPTIREIVNFLLLRGNIGRPGAGACPVRGHSNVQGDRTMGIWEKMPDAFLDALGAEFGFEPPREHGHDTVNTIRAMIDGRIRVFMALGGNFAAATPDSERTANALRSVPLTVHVSTKLNRSHVVPGRRSLILPCLGRTERDVQTGREQFVTVEDSMSMVHASRGKLPPASGELRSEVAIVSGLARRVLGNDDPTPWEEFTADYSKIRERISRVVPGFENFEQRVAAPGGFVLPHPPRDERRFNTADARARFTVNDLDVMVLPPGRLILQTIRSHDQFNTTIYGLDDRYRGIHNGRRVVFVNHDDLEELGIADGTPVDLVSEWGDGERRAPAFRVVSFPTARGCAAAYYPETNALVPLDHTADISNTPASKSVIVRLEPT; encoded by the coding sequence ATGACCAAGGACGCTCCGGAACACGACTACGACGACTCCCAGCTGTTCGTCCAGCCGCCCAAACACACGGCTGCCGGAGTACCGGGTGTTGTCCATGGTCTGCGCGATGTACTCGACCAGGCAGGCGCCAGGCGCGGCTGGCAGACCTTGCGGGTGCTCAACCAGCACGACGGCTTCGACTGCCCAGGCTGCGCCTGGCCGGAACCTGACAAGCCACACTTGGCCGAGTTCTGTGAGAACGGCGCCAAGGCCGTGGCCGAGGAAGCCACCACCCGCCGGGTCGGTCCGGAGTTCTTCACCACCCACCCCATCAGTGAACTCGCCACCAAGACCGACTACTGGCTCGGCCAGCAGGGGCGGCTGAGCACCCCGATGTTCCGCGACACCGACTCCGATCACTACCGGCCGATCTCCTGGGATGAAGCCTTCGGCGTCATCGCCGACGAGCTCGCCGGTACCGACAGCCCGGACCAGGCGGCGTTCTACACCTCCGGGCGCACCAGCAACGAAGCCGCCTTCCTCTATCAGCTGTTCGCGCGCAAGCTCGGTACCAACAACCTGCCCGACTGCTCCAACATGTGCCATGAGTCGTCCGGCGCGGCACTATCCGAAACCATCGGCATCGGCAAGGGCAGCGTCTCACTCACCGACATCACCGACCACGCCGAGCTGATCGTCGTCGTCGGGCAGAATCCTGGCACCAATCACCCACGTATGCTCACTGCCCTGGAGGAGGCCAAGCGGCGCGGCGCACGCATCGTCGCCATCAACCCACTGCCGGAGACCGGACTGCGCGCCTTCAAGAACCCACAGAAGGTGCGCGGCGTCGTTGGAAAAGGAACGCCGCTCGCCGACCTTTTCCTGCAGATCCGGCTCGGCGGTGATCAAGCGTTCTTCCAGGCCGTCAACCGGATCCTGGTGGAGTCCGACGAGCGCACCGGTGACGTCCTGGACCATCGATTCATCGCCGAGCACACCAGCGGCTTCGAAGCAGCAGCGGCCGGCTGGCGGGCATTGGATGCCAACGACGTGGTCGCCGCCACCGGATTGAGCTCGCGCCAGATCTCCGCGTTCGTCGACGAAGTGATCTCCGCGAAAAGCGTCATCGTGTGCTGGGCGATGGGCCTCACTCAGCACAAGAATTCGGTCCCCACCATCCGGGAGATCGTCAACTTCTTGCTCCTTCGCGGCAACATCGGCCGCCCGGGCGCCGGTGCCTGCCCGGTTCGCGGCCACAGCAACGTCCAGGGCGACCGGACCATGGGAATCTGGGAGAAGATGCCGGATGCCTTCCTGGACGCGCTGGGCGCCGAGTTCGGTTTCGAACCACCGCGGGAACACGGCCACGACACCGTGAACACCATCCGCGCGATGATAGATGGCCGGATCCGGGTATTCATGGCCCTCGGCGGCAACTTCGCCGCCGCGACCCCGGACAGCGAACGCACCGCCAACGCGTTGCGATCAGTGCCGCTGACTGTGCATGTATCCACCAAGCTGAACCGCTCGCACGTCGTTCCGGGGCGTCGCTCGCTCATCTTGCCGTGCCTCGGCCGGACCGAGAGAGACGTCCAGACCGGCCGCGAACAGTTCGTGACCGTCGAAGACTCCATGTCGATGGTGCATGCGTCCCGGGGCAAGCTTCCTCCGGCGTCGGGCGAACTGCGCAGCGAGGTAGCGATCGTCTCCGGCCTGGCGAGACGGGTGCTTGGCAACGACGACCCCACACCGTGGGAGGAATTCACCGCGGACTACTCGAAAATCCGCGAACGGATCTCCAGGGTGGTGCCCGGCTTCGAGAACTTCGAACAACGGGTGGCCGCGCCTGGCGGCTTCGTCCTGCCGCATCCGCCGCGCGACGAACGCCGCTTCAATACCGCCGACGCCCGGGCCCGGTTCACGGTCAACGATCTCGACGTGATGGTGCTGCCGCCCGGCCGGTTGATCCTGCAGACCATCCGGTCTCACGACCAGTTCAACACCACTATCTACGGCCTCGACGACCGCTACCGCGGCATTCACAACGGCCGGCGCGTCGTGTTCGTCAACCACGACGACCTCGAGGAGCTCGGCATCGCCGACGGCACCCCGGTTGATCTGGTCAGCGAATGGGGTGACGGCGAACGAAGGGCACCGGCGTTCCGGGTGGTTTCGTTCCCCACGGCCCGCGGCTGCGCGGCCGCCTACTACCCGGAGACCAACGCGCTGGTTCCGCTGGACCACACCGCCGACATCAGCAACACACCTGCCTCGAAGTCCGTCATCGTCCGCCTCGAGCCCACCTAA